A genome region from Hevea brasiliensis isolate MT/VB/25A 57/8 chromosome 9, ASM3005281v1, whole genome shotgun sequence includes the following:
- the LOC110645145 gene encoding transcription factor BHLH42 isoform X1: MAAPPSSRLQGMLQAAVQSVQWTYSLFWQFCPQQGILVWGDGYYNGAIKTRKTVQPMEVSAEEASLQRSQQLRELYESLSAGETNQPARRPCAALSPEDLTESEWFYLMCVSFSFPPGVGLPGKAYARRQHVWLTGANEIDSKTFSRAILAKSARIQTVVCIPLLDGVVELGTTEKVQEDLGFVQQVKGFFIDHHHPPLPPPPKPALSEHSTSNPATSSDQPHFHPPIPSIYGATDPRTNDKQDEDDEEEEEEEDDEEEEDGSDSEAETGRNTRSVAMQAQNAETVTTAEPSELMQLEMSEDIRLGSPDDGSNNLESDFHLIGSENPAVHQNRGDSFRAESARRWEMVQDPLSSSLQAAPSAGPPPHQGMPQEDTHYSQTVSAILQSQRIRWAESSSAAYLSYSNQSAFTKWTNRCSDHVLHFSVEGTSQWFLKYILFSVPYLHHKYREENSPKSRDGDSANRFRKGGAPQDELSANHVLAERRRREKLNERFIILRSLVPFVTKMDKASILGDTIEYVKQLRKKIQELEARNRHMEIEQRSRLAEPPRRTSSLKEQRSTVTVTDRARNGPGSDKRKLRIVEVSGGCAKPKTVETSALMEAETNVEVSIIECDALLEIQCGYREGLLLDIMQMLRELRIETTAVQSSLNNGVFVAELRAKVKDNVAGKKVSIVEVKRAIRQIIPHD, translated from the exons ATGGCTGCCCCGCCTAGTAGCCGCTTGCAGGGTATGTTGCAGGCCGCGGTGCAATCGGTTCAGTGGACTTACAGTCTCTTCTGGCAATTTTGTCCCCAGCAAGG GATCTTAGTGTGGGGAGATGGGTATTACAATGGAGCAATCAAGACTAGAAAGACAGTGCAACCAATGGAGGTTAGTGCCGAGGAGGCTTCTTTGCAAAGGAGCCAGCAGCTTAGAGAGCTTTACGAGTCATTGTCAGCAGGAGAGACGAACCAGCCAGCAAGGAGGCCTTGTGCAGCGTTGTCCCCGGAGGACTTAACGGAGTCTGAGTGGTTTTATTTGATGTGTGTGTCCTTCTCTTTTCCTCCTGGTGTGGG GTTACCGGGAAAGGCATATGCACGACGGCAGCATGTGTGGCTCACCGGTGCAAATGAGATTGACAGCAAAACTTTTTCTAGGGCTATTCTTGCCAAG AGTGCCCGTATACAG ACTGTAGTATGCATCCCCCTTCTTGATGGTGTCGTGGAGCTCGGAACAACTGAGAAG GTTCAAGAGGACCTTGGATTTGTCCAACAAGTGAAGGGCTTCTTCATTGACCACCACCATCCCCCTCTTCCCCCACCACCAAAACCGGCTCTCTCGGAACACTCAACTTCCAACCCCGCCACCTCATCAGATCAACCCCACTTCCACCCCCCCATCCCTTCCATATACGGCGCCACAGACCCTCGTACGAATGATAAACAAGACGAAGacgatgaggaggaggaggaagaagaagatgacgaaGAAGAGGAAGACGGGTCTGACTCAGAAGCCGAAACAGGTCGAAACACTCGCTCTGTCGCTATGCAAGCACAAAACGCCGAAACCGTAACAACAGCAGAGCCAAGCGAACTGATGCAACTGGAGATGTCCGAGGATATTAGGCTTGGATCACCAGACGATGGGTCAAATAATTTGGAGTCAGATTTCCATTTAATCGGTTCAGAGAATCCGGCGGTTCATCAGAATCGAGGTGACTCATTTAGAGCAGAGTCGGCTCGGAGGTGGGAGATGGTGCAAGACCCGCTGAGTAGTAGCCTTCAAGCAGCACCTTCCGCAG GACCACCTCCACACCAAGGGATGCCGCAGGAAGACACTCACTACTCCCAAACTGTCTCCGCCATTCTCCAGAGCCAGCGCATCCGGTGGGCTGAATCATCCTCCGCCGCTTACCTCTCATACTCCAATCAATCAGCATTCACTAAGTGGACAAACCGCTGCTCCGATCACGTCCTCCACTTTTCCGTCGAGGGCACATCCCAGTGGTTCCTCAAGTACATTCTCTTCAGCGTACCCTACCTCCACCACAAATACCGCGAAGAGAATTCACCCAAGTCACGTGATGGCGACTCCGCTAATCGCTTCCGCAAGGGCGGCGCCCCTCAGGATGAGCTCAGTGCCAACCACGTGCTCGCCGAGCGCCGACGTCGAGAGAAGCTGAACGAGAGGTTTATAATACTAAGGTCGCTAGTGCCGTTCGTCACCAAAATGGACAAGGCATCAATATTAGGGGACACCATCGAGTACGTGAAGCAACTCCGTAAAAAGATTCAGGAATTGGAGGCGCGTAACCGACATATGGAGATTGAGCAACGGTCAAGATTGGCAGAACCACCACGGAGAACGTCTAGCTTGAAAGAACAAAGAAGCACGGTCACCGTGACGGATAGGGCTAGGAATGGTCCAGGATCAGATAAGAGGAAATTAAGGATAGTGGAGGTTAGTGGTGGCTGCGCGAAGCCTAAGACGGTGGAGACATCGGCGTTGATGGAGGCAGAGACCAATGTAGAAGTGTCGATAATAGAGTGCGATGCGTTGCTAGAGATACAATGTGGGTACAGAGAGGGACTGTTACTTGATATAATGCAAATGCTTAGGGAGCTTCGGATAGAAACCACGGCTGTTCAGTCATCTTTGAATAATGGGGTGTTTGTGGCTGAATTGAGGGCTAAGGTAAAGGACAATGTTGCTGGAAAGAAGGTAAGCATTGTAGAGGTAAAGAGGGCAATACGTCAGATAATTCCCCATGACTGA
- the LOC110645145 gene encoding transcription factor BHLH42 isoform X2 translates to MAAPPSSRLQGMLQAAVQSVQWTYSLFWQFCPQQGILVWGDGYYNGAIKTRKTVQPMEVSAEEASLQRSQQLRELYESLSAGETNQPARRPCAALSPEDLTESEWFYLMCVSFSFPPGVGLPGKAYARRQHVWLTGANEIDSKTFSRAILAKTVVCIPLLDGVVELGTTEKVQEDLGFVQQVKGFFIDHHHPPLPPPPKPALSEHSTSNPATSSDQPHFHPPIPSIYGATDPRTNDKQDEDDEEEEEEEDDEEEEDGSDSEAETGRNTRSVAMQAQNAETVTTAEPSELMQLEMSEDIRLGSPDDGSNNLESDFHLIGSENPAVHQNRGDSFRAESARRWEMVQDPLSSSLQAAPSAGPPPHQGMPQEDTHYSQTVSAILQSQRIRWAESSSAAYLSYSNQSAFTKWTNRCSDHVLHFSVEGTSQWFLKYILFSVPYLHHKYREENSPKSRDGDSANRFRKGGAPQDELSANHVLAERRRREKLNERFIILRSLVPFVTKMDKASILGDTIEYVKQLRKKIQELEARNRHMEIEQRSRLAEPPRRTSSLKEQRSTVTVTDRARNGPGSDKRKLRIVEVSGGCAKPKTVETSALMEAETNVEVSIIECDALLEIQCGYREGLLLDIMQMLRELRIETTAVQSSLNNGVFVAELRAKVKDNVAGKKVSIVEVKRAIRQIIPHD, encoded by the exons ATGGCTGCCCCGCCTAGTAGCCGCTTGCAGGGTATGTTGCAGGCCGCGGTGCAATCGGTTCAGTGGACTTACAGTCTCTTCTGGCAATTTTGTCCCCAGCAAGG GATCTTAGTGTGGGGAGATGGGTATTACAATGGAGCAATCAAGACTAGAAAGACAGTGCAACCAATGGAGGTTAGTGCCGAGGAGGCTTCTTTGCAAAGGAGCCAGCAGCTTAGAGAGCTTTACGAGTCATTGTCAGCAGGAGAGACGAACCAGCCAGCAAGGAGGCCTTGTGCAGCGTTGTCCCCGGAGGACTTAACGGAGTCTGAGTGGTTTTATTTGATGTGTGTGTCCTTCTCTTTTCCTCCTGGTGTGGG GTTACCGGGAAAGGCATATGCACGACGGCAGCATGTGTGGCTCACCGGTGCAAATGAGATTGACAGCAAAACTTTTTCTAGGGCTATTCTTGCCAAG ACTGTAGTATGCATCCCCCTTCTTGATGGTGTCGTGGAGCTCGGAACAACTGAGAAG GTTCAAGAGGACCTTGGATTTGTCCAACAAGTGAAGGGCTTCTTCATTGACCACCACCATCCCCCTCTTCCCCCACCACCAAAACCGGCTCTCTCGGAACACTCAACTTCCAACCCCGCCACCTCATCAGATCAACCCCACTTCCACCCCCCCATCCCTTCCATATACGGCGCCACAGACCCTCGTACGAATGATAAACAAGACGAAGacgatgaggaggaggaggaagaagaagatgacgaaGAAGAGGAAGACGGGTCTGACTCAGAAGCCGAAACAGGTCGAAACACTCGCTCTGTCGCTATGCAAGCACAAAACGCCGAAACCGTAACAACAGCAGAGCCAAGCGAACTGATGCAACTGGAGATGTCCGAGGATATTAGGCTTGGATCACCAGACGATGGGTCAAATAATTTGGAGTCAGATTTCCATTTAATCGGTTCAGAGAATCCGGCGGTTCATCAGAATCGAGGTGACTCATTTAGAGCAGAGTCGGCTCGGAGGTGGGAGATGGTGCAAGACCCGCTGAGTAGTAGCCTTCAAGCAGCACCTTCCGCAG GACCACCTCCACACCAAGGGATGCCGCAGGAAGACACTCACTACTCCCAAACTGTCTCCGCCATTCTCCAGAGCCAGCGCATCCGGTGGGCTGAATCATCCTCCGCCGCTTACCTCTCATACTCCAATCAATCAGCATTCACTAAGTGGACAAACCGCTGCTCCGATCACGTCCTCCACTTTTCCGTCGAGGGCACATCCCAGTGGTTCCTCAAGTACATTCTCTTCAGCGTACCCTACCTCCACCACAAATACCGCGAAGAGAATTCACCCAAGTCACGTGATGGCGACTCCGCTAATCGCTTCCGCAAGGGCGGCGCCCCTCAGGATGAGCTCAGTGCCAACCACGTGCTCGCCGAGCGCCGACGTCGAGAGAAGCTGAACGAGAGGTTTATAATACTAAGGTCGCTAGTGCCGTTCGTCACCAAAATGGACAAGGCATCAATATTAGGGGACACCATCGAGTACGTGAAGCAACTCCGTAAAAAGATTCAGGAATTGGAGGCGCGTAACCGACATATGGAGATTGAGCAACGGTCAAGATTGGCAGAACCACCACGGAGAACGTCTAGCTTGAAAGAACAAAGAAGCACGGTCACCGTGACGGATAGGGCTAGGAATGGTCCAGGATCAGATAAGAGGAAATTAAGGATAGTGGAGGTTAGTGGTGGCTGCGCGAAGCCTAAGACGGTGGAGACATCGGCGTTGATGGAGGCAGAGACCAATGTAGAAGTGTCGATAATAGAGTGCGATGCGTTGCTAGAGATACAATGTGGGTACAGAGAGGGACTGTTACTTGATATAATGCAAATGCTTAGGGAGCTTCGGATAGAAACCACGGCTGTTCAGTCATCTTTGAATAATGGGGTGTTTGTGGCTGAATTGAGGGCTAAGGTAAAGGACAATGTTGCTGGAAAGAAGGTAAGCATTGTAGAGGTAAAGAGGGCAATACGTCAGATAATTCCCCATGACTGA